In the genome of Populus nigra chromosome 19, ddPopNigr1.1, whole genome shotgun sequence, the window GTCTGTCAAAATGCAGGATTCTGGCAAATGGGTTGTCTCCGGTTTTGTTAGGGGACATAATCATGAGTTGGTCCCTCTTGATCAGGTGCATTGCCTCCGTTCACACAGGCAAATATCTGGCCCTGCTAAGACTTTGATCGATACATTGCAGGCTGCGGGAATGGGCCCTCGTAGGATTATGTCTGCCTTGATTAAGGAGTATGGTGGAATTAGCAAAGTTGGATTTACAGAGGTTGATTGCAGGAACTACATGAGGAACAATCGTATGAAGAGCATGGAAGGAGACATCCAGCTCCTTTTGGATTATTTGAGGCAAATGCACAATGAGAACCCCAATTTCTTTTATGCTCTCCAGGGGGGTGATGACCAGTTCACGGGCAATGTGTTCTGGTCTGATCCAAGAGCTAGGGAAAACTACAGTTATTTTGGAGACACTGTTACGTTTGACACCACCTACAGGTCCAACAGGTATCGCTTGCCCTTTGCACCCTTAACTGGTGTTAACCATCATGGACAGCCTGTTTTGTTTGGTTGTGCTTTCTTATTGAATGAGACCGAAGCATCATTTATTTGGCTATTTCAGACGTGGCTCACGGCAATGTCAGGCCATCATCCAGTGTCGATCACCACCGATCATGATGCAGTAATAAGTTCAGCCATCATGCAGGTCTTCCCCGAGACTCGACATCGCTTTTGCAAATGGCATATCTTCAAGAAATGCCAGGAGAAGTTGTCCCATGTGTTACTCAAACATCCAAGTTTTGAGGCAGATTTTCATAAATGTGTTAACCTCACCGAGTCGATTGAGGAATTTGAATCCTGCTGGTTGTCGCTTGTTGATAGATATGAACTCCGGCATCATGAGTGGCTTCAAACGATATATTCTGATCGCAGGCAGTGGGTCCCTGTGTATCTGCGGGATGCTTTTTTTGCAGAGATGTCTATAACTCAGCGAAGTGATAGCATGAACTCATACTTTGATGGTTACGTGAATGCTTCAACCAATCTGAGCCATTTCTTTAAGCTGTATGAGAAAGCTATAGAGAGTCGAAATGAAAAAGAAGTAAAAGCAGATTATGATACGATGAACACAAACCCAGTTTTGAAGACCCCATCTCCAATGGAGAAACAAGCATCCGGGCAGTACACTAGAAAATTGTTTGCAAGATTTCAAGAGGAGCTAGTTGGGACGCTAACTTTCATGGCATCCAAAGCAGAAGATGATGGGGAGAGCATTATGTACCAAGTTGCGAAGTTTGGGGAAGATCATAAAGCTTACTATGTTAAATTCAATGTTTTGGAGATGAAGGCGCGATGTAGCTGCCAGATGTTTGAGTTCTCTGGCCTTCTATGCAGACATGTGCTGGCAGTCTTTAGAGTCACCAATGTGCTTACCCTCCCATCACATTACATTTTGAAACGATGGACAAGAAATGCCAAGAGCAATGTCATATTGGAAGAACACCCCTCTGATGTATATAATGGCTATCTCGAATCTCATACTGTTCGATATAACACCCTACGCCATGAGGCTTTCAAATTTGTAGACGAAGGATCCAAGTCCCTAGACACTTACAATGTGGCAATGGTTGCTCTGCAAGAGGCCACAACAAGAGTTGCACTGGCAACAAAGAATGAGGGGAGAACTAGTGTTGTGAATAGCCGGAATAGAGGGGACATGGCAAGCAATGGGATTAGGGCTAATTATACCAGTGGTAATCATCTGGGGAGCTCTGGCCAAATTTTGTCGGAGGTTAGAATCATTTTCCATTTACCACGCTTCATGTTTCATCCATTTTCTTGCAATCACATGATGTCAATTGATTTCATTTATTCCTACAGATGCATTGTAGGTTTTCTTTTGAGATCCTCTGCATGTCAGTTAGTGCTCGCATTTCTTATATGGCAGTGCAACAAGATATCTGTATTATGATGATCTTAGGCCTGTTTTCAACTGTCTTCTTATTGTTGCTATTTTGCAGAAGGATACGGATAAGAAAATCCAAGAACTTAGAGATGAACTGGAGCATGCAAATCGAAAGTGTGAGGTATACCGAGCTAACCTCCTTTCAGTTTTAAAAGATATTGATGATCATAAGCTACAGTTGTCAATTAAAGTACAAAGCATAAAGATTAGTATGAAAGACAGCATCTGAAGGTGCAATAGAACTTTACCATGTAGTTTCGTTTGtaatctcttccttttttttctttctcctcccaATCAATTGAAAGTCCAAGTACTTCATTGGTGCTCTGTGGATGAGGTTGATTTTGACCTTGTCAGTGCTTTAGAGATTGTGAAAGCTTTCAATTTATCTTCTCTTGTACAGTGCACTTATTGTCTTTAGATCTATACGAGGAAGCAatgatttcttcaattttaggCAGATGCATGGCCAAAAGTTGTGTAATATATTTAGAGAATTTGTTTTCCCAGTATCTCTCAGCTGCACCATGAAATACATGCAGGATCGATCTTTGCTCTCTCTGAAGTGCATCGTTCATTGGTTTTTAGTGTCTTTATTTACAACACTGCGTGCCTGTTCACTCTGTCCGGCTTCTTTCGGAATACTGCTTTATGCATACACAATCACAGAAAAATTAACAGGTCAATCTCTGAATTAAAAAACCCCCTCCTGTACTGTGGCTTTAGGAGTGAAGTCCATGTGCTACGTGCTACAAAGCAATCTCTCAACACATGCATGGTGTCCTCCCTGACTGAAGGGCAAATTAAGATGGCAGCAAGAATTACCAGTCAGATGCCTAGCTACTCTTTGATCATTAGTCAGCAATTTGTTATGAGCCACCAGCCACAAGAAGTTTCTGATTCTCTCAGGCCCTTTCCAACGCCAAATCAGCCTCCATATCGGTTCCATAGGGAGTTAGCATCCCTCACCTGAAACAAATAAACAGATTTGGTTGTGAATTGTCCACTAGAAGAGTGTCTCCAATACGATGCATCTCCCTCCAGTTCATTACTAGGAGGTGAATGGCTTGCTAAAACCAAAACTACTTGCACCGGGAGAAGATGAGCAAAAAGCTCCCACTTCCAATGATTTCCCTCATTTACCATGTCCGCTACGGTCGCATTCCCCTCTGCTTCTGACAGTTCGTGAGTTGTATGATGACTTAGAGCCCCATAACCATCAAGCCACACGTCTTTCAATTCCAAAAGAGGACTTTCCTTCCATTCCCTACAGACCACATTGTTCCTGCCCTCACCTGCGACCAGACCTTATAGATTGCTTTCCACAAAGGGGAATCTTTGCCCTTAGCCTTGGGATCAGATGTACATTCCTGTGACCAGCCATACATGCATCGAAGAACACAAGTCCAAAGACCATTCATGTCATTCATAATGCTCCACCCTCGTTTCATGACAGAAGCCTTATTCATGCAATGCATATCTCGCATTCCTACCCCCCCTCCAATCTCGGCTGACATATTTTCTTCCACTTAATCAAGTGAACCTTTTTACTGCTTCATAATCTGCCCAAATGAATCGACGACATATCTTCTCAATCTCATGGAAGATGGATTTTGGCAGTAAAATGGATTGCATCGGATAAAGCGGAACAGTCATGAGCACGGATTTGCAAAGAGTGATGCGGCCTGCAAGTGATAGATTTTCACATAGACGGCAATTTTCAAACACAAACGTAGAAGAAGCAGAGCGGGTCAGAGTCGCACTCGCTTCTTCAGAACGGTGGCCCATGTGAGAGTATGGGCTTTAGAAATATTAGAGCCGGCCCAAGATGTAGTTTGAGAGGTTGAGTCCACTCCAGATATAAGGGGAAGGAAGCCGATCAAAGCGAAATATCACTTTGGGCCTTCAAAAGGTACAGGCTCTGCTGGGCATGGGCTGGAATGGCACTTATCCCACTTACAAAGACCTATcctaaatgaattaattaatccaCACTTCTTGTAAATCTTCCTCTCCTAGAAATTAGAATTAGAAAGCGAAGATGCTCGAGGGATCTCGTCTGTCTTGCTACCTACGATTGTTTAATTTCCTTTGGATATCTTTGTCTGGAGGAGGCAATCAATTCTAGAAgtgtggaaaaaaattaaaaaattaattaaatcaagaaaaataaaaaaaaatcaaattgtaaaaaaaacctgattaaaccaattaaaatttttaaaaaccggTCAATTCTGTTTTATAaacctgaaactgaaaaatcgaaccgaacccaaacaggaaaaaaacaaaaaaaaccaagccaaacctgAAAAACCCCAAGTCAAACtagaaaaaccgagccaaaatcaagccaaactgaaaaaactgatttaaaacgaaaaaaaccgagccaaaacttagccaaaccggtttgaaccagtttttattctaaaaaactgAACTGAACCGATTGGTTTGAAtcgatttcagtttttttttaaaaaattcagtttaattattttttttttaatgaaaaccaaataaaataataataataataataatcacccCTATCAATTCAACGGTCAAAAGGGaaataaaagaggaaaagaaatttaagCGTCATGGAGAAATCCTGTCTACGTGgtcctctcctcctcctcctcttaaTTTCTCTCATGAAATGACATTAAAAGTGCCAAGGCTCGGGGTTGGGGCCCTCGGTACCGACTAGCAAGTACACTTTTCCTTGGAATATAATCTACCTTCGAcaaccttcttttcttttcctttccattAAGTACTGTACTGTACGGCAAACAATGAAAAAgagatatatattttgaatctcttaatttgatttttttaaggtttttttttaattatttttttttcattttcatcatttaacattgaattattAGGCTTTGAGCTTCTTAATttattctactttttttttattggcttaTCACTATCTCATATCTCAGATCGAAAGTTGATTGAGTTAGCCtggattaacttgattttttttaaaaaaaaaattgattttatcctTTGTCATTGAATTATTGACCCTTGAACgtgttttatgaaatattatttaaaaacaaatgcacGCATGATGGGTTATCCCTAGTGGGGGTGGTaaagttaacctgagttaactttcattttcttactaaggttgtgtttgtttttcggaAAATGATTTCcggaaaaacacttttcaaactttcatgtgtttgtttgccattaaaaaagttggtcaacggaaaacactttccagtcaaaggaaaatttggcttggttttcaggaaagtgttttcctagaaattttgggcggaaa includes:
- the LOC133680444 gene encoding protein FAR1-RELATED SEQUENCE 5-like — encoded protein: MENEVLEFDIGLGSGADDDAVDIDIDDDLPSTPPLPLPLPSSTSTPPTQIYLPEGDLLDLEPYESMEFESEEAAKAFYNSYARRVGFSTRVSSSRRSRRDGAIIQRQFVCAKEGFRNLNEKRTKDREIKRPRVITRVGCKASLSVKMQDSGKWVVSGFVRGHNHELVPLDQVHCLRSHRQISGPAKTLIDTLQAAGMGPRRIMSALIKEYGGISKVGFTEVDCRNYMRNNRMKSMEGDIQLLLDYLRQMHNENPNFFYALQGGDDQFTGNVFWSDPRARENYSYFGDTVTFDTTYRSNRYRLPFAPLTGVNHHGQPVLFGCAFLLNETEASFIWLFQTWLTAMSGHHPVSITTDHDAVISSAIMQVFPETRHRFCKWHIFKKCQEKLSHVLLKHPSFEADFHKCVNLTESIEEFESCWLSLVDRYELRHHEWLQTIYSDRRQWVPVYLRDAFFAEMSITQRSDSMNSYFDGYVNASTNLSHFFKLYEKAIESRNEKEVKADYDTMNTNPVLKTPSPMEKQASGQYTRKLFARFQEELVGTLTFMASKAEDDGESIMYQVAKFGEDHKAYYVKFNVLEMKARCSCQMFEFSGLLCRHVLAVFRVTNVLTLPSHYILKRWTRNAKSNVILEEHPSDVYNGYLESHTVRYNTLRHEAFKFVDEGSKSLDTYNVAMVALQEATTRVALATKNEGRTSVVNSRNRGDMASNGIRANYTSGNHLGSSGQILSEKDTDKKIQELRDELEHANRKCEVYRANLLSVLKDIDDHKLQLSIKVQSIKISMKDSI